From Aquisalimonas asiatica, the proteins below share one genomic window:
- the dnaK gene encoding molecular chaperone DnaK — translation MGKIIGIDLGTTNSCVAVMDGGQARVIENSEGDRTTPSVVAFAEDGEIMVGAPAKRQAVTNPENTLHAVKRLIGRQFKEDVVQRDVREMPYHIVEADNGDAWVSVRDKKMAPPEISARVLQKMKQTAEDYLGEEVTEAVITVPAYFNDNQRQATKDAGKIAGLEVKRIINEPTAAALAYGLDKKGGDRKVAVYDLGGGTFDISIIEIAEVDGEHQFEVLATNGDTFLGGEDFDRAVIDYLIAEFKKDQGIDLSSDRLAVQRLKEAAEKAKIELSSGQQTEVNLPYITADQNGPKHLAVKLTRAKFESMVDDLVKRTIEPCKTALKDAGLSGSEVDEVILVGGQTRMPKVQEAVKDFFGKDPRKDVNPDEAVAVGAAIQGGVLGGDVKDVLLLDVTPLSLGIETMGGVMTKLIEKNTTIPTKASQVFSTAEDNQTAVTVHVLQGEREMASGNKSLGRFDLSDIPPAPRGVPQIEVNFDIDANGILNVSAKDKATGKEQSIVIKASSGLSDDEIERMVQDAEANAEEDRKMRELVEARNQGENLIHATRKSLDEMGDNISAEEKQEIETAISELEEANKGEDKDEIEAKTQKLGEASGKLAEKMYSQQAEGAADAGADAQGQGESDDVVDAEFEEVKEDDDKK, via the coding sequence ATGGGTAAGATTATCGGTATCGACCTGGGCACCACGAACTCCTGCGTGGCCGTCATGGATGGCGGGCAGGCCCGAGTCATCGAGAACAGTGAAGGTGATCGCACCACGCCGTCCGTGGTGGCATTCGCCGAAGACGGAGAAATCATGGTGGGTGCGCCGGCCAAGCGCCAGGCTGTCACCAACCCCGAAAACACCCTGCACGCGGTCAAGCGTCTGATCGGCCGGCAGTTCAAGGAAGACGTGGTGCAGCGTGACGTGCGGGAAATGCCCTACCACATCGTCGAGGCCGACAACGGCGACGCCTGGGTTTCGGTGCGCGACAAGAAGATGGCGCCGCCGGAGATCTCCGCCCGTGTGCTGCAGAAGATGAAGCAGACGGCGGAGGACTACCTGGGCGAGGAGGTCACCGAAGCGGTGATCACCGTGCCGGCCTACTTCAACGACAACCAGCGTCAGGCCACCAAGGACGCCGGCAAGATCGCCGGGCTCGAGGTCAAGCGCATCATCAACGAGCCCACGGCCGCCGCTCTGGCCTACGGCCTGGACAAGAAGGGCGGTGATCGCAAGGTCGCGGTCTACGACCTGGGTGGTGGTACCTTCGACATCTCCATCATCGAGATTGCCGAAGTGGATGGTGAGCACCAGTTCGAAGTGCTGGCCACCAACGGTGACACGTTCCTGGGTGGTGAAGACTTCGACCGCGCCGTCATCGATTACCTGATCGCCGAGTTCAAGAAGGATCAGGGCATCGACCTGAGCAGCGACCGGCTCGCCGTGCAGCGCCTCAAGGAGGCTGCGGAGAAGGCGAAGATCGAGCTGTCCTCCGGTCAGCAGACGGAAGTCAACCTGCCGTACATCACGGCCGACCAGAACGGTCCCAAGCACCTGGCGGTGAAGCTGACCCGGGCCAAGTTCGAGTCCATGGTGGACGACCTGGTCAAGCGCACCATCGAGCCGTGCAAGACCGCGCTGAAGGATGCCGGGCTGAGTGGCTCCGAGGTTGACGAAGTCATTCTCGTCGGCGGTCAGACCCGCATGCCGAAGGTTCAGGAAGCGGTGAAGGACTTCTTCGGCAAGGATCCGCGCAAGGACGTGAACCCGGACGAGGCGGTGGCCGTGGGCGCCGCGATCCAGGGCGGCGTGCTTGGCGGCGACGTCAAGGACGTGCTCCTGCTGGACGTCACGCCCCTGTCCCTGGGGATCGAGACCATGGGCGGCGTGATGACCAAGCTGATCGAGAAGAACACCACGATCCCGACCAAGGCGAGCCAGGTGTTCTCCACTGCCGAGGACAACCAGACGGCCGTGACCGTCCACGTCCTGCAGGGCGAGCGCGAGATGGCCAGCGGCAACAAGTCCCTGGGCCGGTTCGACCTGTCGGACATTCCGCCGGCGCCGCGGGGCGTGCCGCAGATCGAGGTCAACTTCGACATCGACGCCAACGGCATCCTCAACGTGTCCGCCAAGGACAAGGCCACCGGCAAGGAGCAGTCCATCGTCATCAAGGCCTCCAGTGGCCTGAGCGACGACGAGATCGAGCGCATGGTGCAGGACGCCGAGGCGAACGCCGAGGAAGACCGCAAGATGCGTGAACTCGTCGAGGCCCGCAACCAGGGTGAAAACCTCATCCACGCCACGCGCAAGTCGCTGGACGAGATGGGCGACAACATCTCCGCCGAAGAGAAGCAGGAGATCGAGACGGCCATCAGCGAGCTGGAAGAGGCCAACAAGGGCGAGGACAAGGACGAAATCGAAGCCAAGACCCAGAAGCTGGGTGAGGCCTCCGGCAAGCTGGCCGAGAAGATGTACAGCCAGCAGGCCGAAGGTGCCGCCGATGCAGGTGCTGACGCCCAGGGTCAGGGCGAATCGGACGACGTGGTCGACGCGGAGTTCGAGGAAGTCAAGGAAGACGACGACAAGAAGTGA
- the grpE gene encoding nucleotide exchange factor GrpE, with product MSEKDQNARKDDPDNQDRQELEPEQAGDAEAPAGEGDDPRIQELEQKLDDAEARAEDNWSQYLRARAEIENTRRRLEKDVEQAKRQGLEKLAAELLPVKDSLEMGLAAAQEANADVAKLAEGSELTLKMLSQAMEKFQISEVDPMGQKFDPERHEAMAMQPSAEHEPNTVIHVVQKGYLLNDRLLRPAMVIVSKDAQQQQGGHIDEQA from the coding sequence ATGTCTGAGAAGGATCAGAACGCGCGGAAGGACGATCCGGACAACCAGGACAGGCAGGAGCTCGAGCCGGAGCAGGCGGGTGACGCTGAAGCGCCGGCCGGCGAGGGCGACGATCCGCGGATCCAGGAGCTGGAGCAGAAGCTCGATGACGCCGAGGCGCGGGCCGAAGACAACTGGAGCCAGTACCTGCGGGCGCGGGCGGAGATCGAGAACACGCGCCGGCGCCTGGAGAAGGATGTCGAGCAGGCAAAGCGTCAGGGGCTGGAGAAGCTGGCCGCCGAGCTGCTGCCGGTCAAGGACAGCCTGGAGATGGGGCTGGCCGCCGCGCAGGAGGCCAACGCCGACGTGGCCAAGCTGGCGGAGGGTAGCGAGCTGACGCTGAAGATGCTCAGTCAGGCCATGGAGAAGTTCCAGATCAGCGAAGTGGACCCCATGGGGCAGAAGTTCGACCCCGAGCGCCACGAAGCCATGGCCATGCAGCCGTCGGCCGAGCACGAGCCGAATACGGTCATCCACGTGGTGCAGAAGGGCTACCTGCTGAATGACCGGCTGTTGCGTCCGGCCATGGTCATCGTGTCCAAGGACGCCCAGCAACAGCAGGGTGGCCACATCGACGAGCAGGCGTGA
- the hrcA gene encoding heat-inducible transcriptional repressor HrcA — translation MSRNTSDSELNERAQHLLKVMVKRYIRDGSPLGSRTLTREAGLDVSPATIRNVMADLEDLGYVRSPHTSAGRIPTDKGYRFFVDTLLAVQAMSRQAVHEADLQLPEGQSPDALVDSASNLLSGLTRLAGVVTLPRHLERSLRHVEFLPLSDRRVLAILVFNEQDVENRIVHTDRDYSQSELQQVTNYLNAEFAGRGVDTVRDQLLRSMESDKERMNALMNSVIELGGKVFSDDSPADGDDYVVAGQTNLMEFQELSNVEKLRSLFQAFTEKRDILHLLDQSLAADGVQIFIGEESGYKVFDGCSLVTSPYSAEGEVLGVLGVIGPTRMEYDRVIPIVDMTAKLLGSALNQSH, via the coding sequence ATGAGCAGGAACACCTCGGATTCAGAACTCAACGAGCGCGCTCAGCACCTCCTGAAAGTCATGGTCAAGCGCTACATCCGTGATGGTTCCCCGCTCGGGTCCAGAACGCTGACGCGGGAGGCGGGGCTGGACGTCAGCCCGGCGACCATCCGTAACGTCATGGCCGACCTGGAGGATCTGGGCTACGTGCGTTCGCCCCATACCTCCGCGGGACGCATTCCCACGGACAAGGGGTATCGTTTCTTCGTGGATACCCTGCTCGCGGTGCAGGCCATGAGCCGCCAGGCTGTCCACGAAGCAGACCTGCAGTTGCCGGAAGGGCAGAGCCCGGATGCGCTCGTGGATTCCGCCTCCAATCTGCTGTCCGGCCTCACGCGGCTGGCCGGCGTGGTCACGCTGCCGCGACACCTGGAGCGGTCTCTCCGCCACGTGGAGTTCCTGCCGCTCAGCGATCGGCGTGTGCTCGCCATTCTCGTCTTCAACGAGCAGGACGTGGAGAACCGCATCGTCCATACGGATCGCGACTACTCCCAGAGTGAACTGCAGCAGGTGACCAACTATCTGAACGCGGAGTTCGCCGGGCGTGGCGTGGACACGGTGCGGGATCAGCTGCTGCGGAGCATGGAGTCCGACAAGGAGCGGATGAACGCGTTGATGAACTCCGTGATCGAGCTCGGCGGCAAGGTGTTCAGCGATGACAGCCCCGCGGATGGCGATGATTACGTGGTGGCCGGGCAGACCAATCTCATGGAGTTCCAGGAGCTCTCCAACGTCGAGAAGCTCCGCAGCCTGTTCCAGGCGTTCACGGAGAAGCGCGACATTCTGCACCTGCTGGACCAGTCCCTGGCTGCCGACGGTGTGCAGATCTTCATCGGTGAGGAGTCGGGTTACAAGGTCTTCGACGGCTGCAGTCTGGTTACCTCACCCTATTCCGCGGAGGGCGAAGTGCTGGGCGTGCTCGGCGTCATCGGCCCCACGCGGATGGAGTACGATCGCGTCATCCCGATCGTGGACATGACGGCGAAATTGCTCGGTTCCGCCTTGAATCAATCCCATTGA
- the recN gene encoding DNA repair protein RecN has protein sequence MLNHLHIRDFAIVDELELDFASGMTTLTGETGAGKSILLDALGLALGDRASAETVRPGAERAEIIAAFDIDGLADCEAWLTEQELDDEGECMLRRVIQASGRSRAFINGRPVPLQHLRELGEFLVDIHGQHEHQSLMRRDVQRMIVDNHAGNGELLTETARLHRSMQECEQAMEALRGGFEDQDARRDLLAYQTRELEGLDLSPEALESLDAEHRRLAHAGTLAEAGQRLLQALYEDETSAQSIIGQAVREVEGLLDKDAGLSDIHEQLAGAQAQLEEAVDGLRRHLDNLEMDPARLAEVEERISTLSDLARKHNVREQELGDVYEALRTELDDLEHSGERLAELQQQHDQLRERYQGIAEQLRAARQAAADTLSGAVTAQLGELSMAGAAFHVDVTPRSSDAPTPHGLDDIAFQVRTNAGQPFGPLNRIASGGELSRLSLAIQVAAAGTTRIPTLIFDEADSGIGGGVAEVVGRQLRALGRYHQVLCVTHLPQVASQAHHHLQVHKRTGEQTTATTVTPLARDERIQEVARMLGGMELTQATMEHATEMVSNAESA, from the coding sequence ATGCTGAACCATCTGCACATCCGTGACTTCGCCATTGTCGACGAGCTGGAGCTGGACTTCGCCTCCGGCATGACGACCCTCACCGGAGAGACCGGCGCGGGCAAGTCCATCCTTCTTGACGCGCTCGGGCTCGCCCTGGGCGACCGCGCATCGGCCGAAACCGTGCGACCCGGTGCGGAACGCGCCGAGATCATCGCCGCGTTCGACATCGACGGGCTTGCCGACTGCGAGGCGTGGCTGACGGAACAGGAGCTCGACGACGAAGGCGAATGCATGCTCCGCCGCGTCATCCAGGCCAGCGGCCGCTCCCGTGCATTCATCAACGGGCGCCCCGTACCGCTGCAGCATCTGCGCGAACTGGGCGAGTTCCTGGTGGACATCCACGGGCAGCACGAGCACCAGTCGCTCATGCGTCGCGACGTCCAGCGCATGATCGTGGACAACCATGCCGGCAACGGCGAGCTGCTCACCGAAACGGCGCGGCTCCACCGCTCCATGCAGGAGTGCGAGCAGGCCATGGAGGCACTGCGCGGCGGTTTCGAGGATCAGGATGCGCGCCGCGACCTGCTGGCCTATCAGACCCGGGAGCTGGAAGGGCTGGACCTGTCACCGGAGGCGCTCGAATCCCTGGACGCCGAGCACCGGCGGCTTGCCCACGCCGGCACCCTTGCGGAAGCCGGGCAGCGGCTGCTGCAGGCACTGTACGAGGATGAGACATCCGCCCAGTCGATCATCGGCCAGGCCGTCCGCGAGGTGGAAGGGCTGCTCGACAAGGACGCCGGCCTGAGTGACATCCACGAGCAGCTCGCCGGCGCCCAGGCGCAACTGGAGGAAGCCGTGGACGGCCTTCGTCGGCACCTGGACAACCTGGAAATGGATCCGGCCCGACTCGCGGAGGTGGAAGAACGGATCTCCACGCTCAGCGACCTGGCGCGCAAGCACAACGTCCGGGAGCAGGAGCTGGGCGACGTGTACGAGGCCCTGCGCACCGAACTGGACGACCTGGAGCACAGCGGCGAACGCCTGGCGGAGCTGCAGCAGCAGCACGACCAGCTCCGGGAACGGTACCAGGGCATCGCCGAACAGCTCCGCGCGGCACGCCAGGCCGCCGCGGACACGCTTTCCGGAGCGGTGACGGCGCAGCTCGGCGAATTGAGCATGGCAGGGGCGGCCTTTCACGTGGACGTCACGCCGCGGAGCAGTGACGCCCCTACCCCGCACGGGCTTGATGACATCGCCTTTCAGGTGCGCACCAACGCCGGCCAGCCCTTCGGCCCACTCAACCGGATCGCCTCAGGGGGCGAACTCTCCCGGCTGAGCCTGGCCATACAGGTGGCCGCTGCCGGAACCACGCGCATCCCCACGCTCATCTTCGACGAGGCGGATTCCGGTATCGGCGGGGGGGTCGCGGAAGTCGTGGGCCGGCAGCTACGCGCCCTGGGCCGCTACCATCAGGTGCTTTGCGTCACCCATCTGCCGCAGGTGGCGTCCCAGGCGCACCACCACCTGCAGGTGCACAAACGCACCGGGGAACAGACGACGGCGACCACGGTCACACCTCTGGCACGTGACGAACGCATTCAGGAGGTGGCGCGCATGCTCGGCGGCATGGAGCTGACCCAGGCCACCATGGAGCACGCCACGGAGATGGTAAGCAACGCCGAATCGGCATGA
- a CDS encoding outer membrane protein assembly factor BamE translates to MISLGLGTAVAVTGCSYSDIPFAYEVPVQQGNIITDEMIAELEPGMTRRQVQFVLGTPAIEDIFRDDRWDYIHTEAAGGGGRPDRLTVFFEDDRLVRLEGNLAPEGFGS, encoded by the coding sequence ATGATTTCTCTCGGCCTCGGCACAGCCGTGGCCGTTACGGGGTGCTCCTACAGCGACATCCCCTTCGCCTACGAGGTGCCCGTCCAGCAGGGCAACATCATCACGGACGAGATGATCGCCGAGCTGGAGCCGGGCATGACGCGCCGGCAGGTGCAGTTCGTGCTGGGGACGCCGGCCATCGAGGACATCTTCAGGGATGATCGCTGGGACTACATCCACACCGAAGCCGCCGGTGGCGGTGGCCGGCCCGACCGGTTGACGGTCTTCTTCGAAGACGACCGCCTGGTGCGCCTGGAAGGCAATCTCGCCCCCGAGGGCTTTGGCTCCTGA
- a CDS encoding RnfH family protein, with the protein MAAGDSIAIQVAYARPERQCVLDLSVPAGTTAREAVQASGITDLFGEIDARSAPIGIYGRAVEDAQPLREGDRVEIYRPLVIDPKEARRQRAHIPR; encoded by the coding sequence GTGGCGGCCGGTGATTCCATCGCGATCCAGGTTGCGTACGCCCGGCCGGAGCGCCAGTGCGTTCTCGATCTGAGCGTGCCGGCGGGGACCACGGCTCGCGAGGCGGTGCAGGCCTCTGGAATCACCGACCTGTTTGGTGAGATCGACGCCCGGTCGGCACCGATCGGCATCTATGGCCGGGCCGTTGAGGACGCCCAGCCGCTGCGCGAGGGGGACCGGGTGGAGATCTACCGCCCGTTGGTCATCGATCCGAAGGAGGCCCGCCGGCAGCGGGCGCACATTCCTCGATAG
- a CDS encoding type II toxin-antitoxin system RatA family toxin, with protein MTTISRSALVPHSAKAMFDLVNDVDRYQEFLPWCSDSGVLEHNGDELKAYVTISKGGVSRSFTTRNRAQPGKMLEVRLIEGPFKRLDGYWRFQPLREDASKVSLDLEFEFSNSIVRMAFGRVFDQVANRMVDSFVKRADEVYGGGR; from the coding sequence ATGACCACAATCTCACGCAGCGCACTGGTTCCGCATTCCGCAAAGGCCATGTTCGATCTGGTCAACGACGTGGATCGCTATCAGGAGTTTCTCCCCTGGTGCAGCGACAGCGGCGTGCTGGAGCACAATGGTGATGAGTTGAAGGCCTACGTCACCATCAGCAAGGGAGGGGTCTCGCGCTCCTTCACCACGCGCAATCGCGCTCAGCCGGGGAAAATGCTGGAGGTCCGGCTGATCGAGGGGCCGTTCAAGCGCCTGGATGGCTACTGGCGCTTTCAGCCGCTGCGGGAGGATGCCAGCAAGGTCTCCCTGGACCTGGAGTTCGAGTTCAGCAACAGCATCGTGCGCATGGCATTCGGGCGGGTGTTCGATCAGGTGGCGAACCGCATGGTGGACTCGTTCGTGAAACGGGCTGACGAGGTCTACGGTGGCGGCCGGTGA
- a CDS encoding sodium-dependent transporter — MVIPKRSLQGEWTGSFAFVFALAGVSIGLGNVWRFPVLAAEHGGGAFLLVYGAFLVTLTLPLWLAEVGVGRSMRRTLPGGLARIAREQGSAPAWSGVGWVAVTMAAVVLLGQLLIGGWAGAYLYRAVAAPVLHFDAVTTTAVFTELLADAERLLLWFTLLLVAAGLTVSRGIGAGIQPMMRLLVPAMVVLLVALAWAVGRELGLADAWSTVFELRFDALGWTGVQMAGEHALFSLAVALGVATAFGAALPDRFPTISTTGAALALDTLVGLVAAVLVFALVSGQVMADGALQAGPALVFHALPDAMGSLAWSRQALVALYAVLLMAVFTTVVGLLEVVVSAVVEQGRLSRARATATVATALWLAGALVAGSLRGWLDAGEGGGPPLDDGVSMVWLTELVAWGAMPVVALALLIFVGWRMPQETLRGALRLREDWRYTLWMPMLRYVAPLILLALLARVAGLLPS; from the coding sequence TTGGTCATTCCGAAGCGCTCGCTGCAGGGCGAGTGGACAGGATCGTTCGCGTTCGTCTTTGCCCTGGCGGGGGTGTCCATTGGACTGGGCAATGTCTGGCGTTTTCCGGTGCTGGCCGCCGAGCACGGCGGCGGAGCCTTTCTGCTGGTATACGGCGCCTTTCTGGTCACGCTGACGCTGCCGCTGTGGCTCGCGGAGGTGGGGGTTGGGCGGTCCATGCGCCGTACGTTGCCGGGTGGGCTGGCGCGCATCGCCCGCGAACAGGGCAGCGCTCCAGCCTGGAGCGGGGTTGGCTGGGTGGCGGTGACCATGGCCGCGGTCGTGCTTCTCGGGCAGCTCCTGATCGGTGGCTGGGCCGGCGCCTACCTGTACCGCGCCGTTGCCGCGCCCGTGCTCCATTTCGATGCCGTGACCACGACCGCTGTCTTTACCGAGCTGCTGGCCGACGCTGAACGGCTGCTGCTGTGGTTCACACTGTTACTGGTCGCGGCCGGGCTCACCGTCAGCCGCGGGATTGGCGCGGGGATCCAGCCGATGATGCGCCTGCTGGTGCCGGCGATGGTCGTGCTGCTCGTGGCGCTGGCGTGGGCGGTGGGCCGCGAGCTGGGCCTGGCCGATGCCTGGAGTACTGTGTTCGAGCTGCGCTTCGATGCACTGGGCTGGACGGGTGTTCAGATGGCCGGAGAACATGCGCTGTTCTCCCTCGCCGTGGCTCTCGGTGTTGCGACGGCGTTCGGCGCGGCATTGCCGGACCGGTTTCCGACGATCAGCACGACTGGCGCCGCGTTGGCGCTGGATACGCTGGTGGGGCTCGTGGCCGCGGTCCTGGTGTTCGCGCTGGTGTCCGGTCAGGTCATGGCCGATGGCGCGTTGCAGGCCGGGCCCGCCCTTGTTTTTCATGCACTTCCCGATGCCATGGGCAGCCTGGCGTGGTCGCGGCAGGCGCTGGTTGCCCTGTACGCCGTATTGTTGATGGCCGTATTCACCACGGTGGTGGGGTTGCTCGAGGTGGTCGTGTCCGCGGTGGTCGAGCAGGGGCGGCTGAGCCGGGCGCGGGCGACAGCCACGGTGGCAACGGCACTGTGGCTTGCGGGGGCGCTGGTTGCTGGGTCGTTGCGGGGCTGGCTCGATGCCGGGGAAGGCGGTGGACCGCCCTTGGATGATGGGGTGTCCATGGTCTGGCTGACGGAGCTCGTCGCCTGGGGGGCGATGCCCGTCGTGGCGCTGGCACTGCTGATTTTTGTCGGCTGGCGGATGCCCCAGGAGACACTTCGCGGCGCCCTGCGCCTGCGCGAAGACTGGCGCTATACGCTCTGGATGCCCATGCTGCGGTATGTGGCCCCCTTGATTCTGCTGGCCCTTTTGGCGAGAGTTGCGGGCCTGCTGCCGTCGTGA
- the smpB gene encoding SsrA-binding protein SmpB: protein MRAVSKKTAKKADDSNVIAVNRRARHEYFIEETFEAGLSLTGWEVKSLRNGRINLTEGYVVIRRAQAWLVGANIPPLATASTHVKPDPTRTRKLLLHKREIARLLGATQQQGYTLVPLKLYWKRGLAKLAIGLAKGKQKHDKRETKKQQDWQRQKQRILKHKV from the coding sequence ATGCGCGCCGTGAGCAAGAAAACCGCCAAGAAAGCCGACGACAGCAACGTCATTGCCGTCAACCGTCGCGCCCGCCATGAATACTTCATCGAAGAGACTTTCGAGGCCGGGCTGTCGCTGACCGGTTGGGAAGTGAAAAGCCTGCGCAACGGCCGCATCAACCTGACGGAGGGGTACGTCGTGATCCGGCGGGCCCAGGCGTGGCTCGTGGGCGCCAACATTCCACCGCTCGCCACGGCGTCCACGCACGTGAAGCCCGACCCGACGCGCACGCGCAAGCTGCTGCTGCACAAACGCGAGATCGCGAGGCTGCTGGGCGCAACCCAGCAGCAGGGGTACACCCTGGTGCCGCTCAAGCTCTACTGGAAGCGGGGCCTGGCAAAGCTCGCCATCGGCCTGGCCAAGGGCAAGCAGAAACACGACAAGCGCGAGACCAAGAAGCAGCAGGACTGGCAGCGGCAGAAGCAGCGCATCCTCAAACACAAGGTCTGA